Proteins from one Candidatus Zixiibacteriota bacterium genomic window:
- a CDS encoding LysE family transporter gives MDEPPTRCIFSSMDLPTLFTTSFVVGFSGAMFPGPLLAVNIAETPRHGWKTGPIICIGHGIAEIAVVIIFALGLVTLSDDTGIIRTLAVVGGAALIAMGGMMLYDLFRQRVSYESSNDVIRPSQHLIGKGFTATISNPYWLFWWGTIGLSYVAQSTEAGFIGPVVFYIGHILSDIVWYTAVAMLIWSGRKLLLGRSLKILLTACAVFLLGLGSSFIYKGITGAM, from the coding sequence TTGGATGAACCGCCCACCCGATGTATCTTCTCCTCGATGGACCTGCCGACCCTTTTCACCACTTCGTTTGTCGTTGGATTTTCCGGAGCGATGTTCCCAGGGCCGCTTCTTGCCGTCAATATCGCCGAGACCCCGCGTCATGGCTGGAAAACCGGCCCGATTATCTGTATCGGGCATGGAATCGCCGAAATTGCCGTGGTAATAATTTTTGCGCTCGGTCTTGTCACACTCTCAGATGACACAGGGATAATTCGCACACTTGCTGTGGTCGGTGGAGCGGCGCTCATCGCGATGGGTGGGATGATGCTCTACGATCTCTTTCGCCAGCGTGTTTCCTATGAAAGTTCCAATGACGTCATACGGCCATCCCAGCATCTTATCGGCAAAGGCTTTACCGCGACAATTTCCAACCCGTATTGGCTGTTTTGGTGGGGAACAATCGGGCTGTCCTATGTCGCTCAATCAACGGAGGCCGGTTTTATCGGGCCAGTTGTCTTTTACATCGGACACATCCTCTCTGACATTGTCTGGTATACCGCAGTCGCCATGCTCATCTGGAGCGGGCGAAAATTACTCTTGGGACGCAGTTTGAAAATTCTTCTGACCGCCTGCGCTGTCTTTCTGCTCGGTCTCGGATCAAGTTTCATTTACAAAGGAATCACTGGTGCGATGTAA
- a CDS encoding OsmC family protein, giving the protein MKRKATAAWKGGMKDGKGILTTETKSLNEVPYNFVSRFENGTMTNPEELIAAAHAGCFSMAFSNELSKGGGVPGSIETTATVTLEGGAITAIHLDTKVSMSGITNDAFMAAANGAKTNCPVSKLLKATITMDAKLNP; this is encoded by the coding sequence ATGAAACGAAAAGCTACAGCCGCATGGAAAGGCGGCATGAAAGACGGGAAAGGTATCCTGACCACCGAGACCAAATCACTCAATGAGGTGCCGTATAATTTTGTCTCTCGTTTCGAAAACGGAACGATGACCAATCCCGAGGAGCTCATTGCCGCGGCCCATGCTGGTTGTTTCTCGATGGCCTTCTCAAACGAACTCAGCAAAGGGGGCGGAGTCCCCGGAAGCATCGAGACCACGGCGACTGTCACACTCGAAGGCGGTGCCATCACCGCAATTCACCTGGATACAAAAGTATCGATGTCGGGCATTACCAACGATGCCTTTATGGCCGCCGCCAACGGCGCAAAGACCAACTGCCCGGTCTCGAAATTGTTGAAGGCAACCATTACTATGGATGCGAAGCTGAACCCGTAA
- a CDS encoding M1 family aminopeptidase: MRCNIRFLNLCFAFLLVGLCVQSSHAREYWQQEVNYVLDVTLAEDLRTINGTIDIEYINNSPDTLDLLYLKAFPNAIQRNSYADKKRRTQNIWTTANLKKEQEGSLELFDTEPASRTYRRFERDNTIITVYLDELLVPSDTVLLTFKFTTVLPSPHEMRMGLIEGTVKAAYWYPQVCVYDNTMGWVNSQYVDWGECYGDFGKFDVTITAPAAQIIAATGVCVNESEVLSDSLRQMYALENYLKPKSEWPIFSFAEGETKTWHYVAEKVNDFAFTSSARFCLDTGTVNGVDVAVYPLRENAKGWIHGVRLGQEAIQTFSEKIYPYQWPVIRITDAYSGMEFPMLANCRGGAPSKGWWIVVYHEIGHQWFMGQVGSNQVDRPFLDEGFTTHIEHIAIEQYLGRAGNNVHFTNWYEKLVAPLDEDRNERGFRQLLLLMKQGLDRPMSFSYDQGEEYWPYRVSAYYKSAAMHYSLRSILGDSAYFDAMHDYCDRWFFRHPYEDDFTESLEQTTGLQLNQFFDQWYHGRQRLDYAFAGKKSQKSGRGYRHTISLKQKGRFVSPVDVGIIWAQGDTSFYTVAPEGMAYAKPGFALLPIWHQFRRLDERYNFSVNSERKIKKVIVDPDNLLMDINRLNNQSGLPPIQFRLDNLKYDRVPVNEYALRARPDIWYDDPNGVQLGFHAHGSYLQIEKRFNLDARIGTRSGRPNVDFTIAVPFAPFGDRSELSWRVLRADRRLFYSNAFQKYFSKWHSRPDHKLFRLELNYLKIGGGKQANRLDPISEDVSKYFADPAWDATDNLYSALYTDLLRTFRYGSYHFYNANYFGALEEDGNYSGFLSVRYLFGLKLTNSTRTYCALNLDVVNITGQPSSQFIYQLSRGRAVDAFTSTKLFRSPGTFPLEWRDNFYLGLGPVRGYQDRAIYFTESYAGSVELTPPDIIPFRFLAKLPLVGGFLSKIDNALFVDAASVSMEEKEVYYPVPISTSETALSGGDQRFYLSAGISLLSPPVWSNQHLRLDFPLYLNKPAGNEKEFEFRFSVAWQFGEIR; the protein is encoded by the coding sequence GTGCGATGTAATATCCGTTTTTTGAATCTCTGTTTTGCCTTCTTACTTGTGGGTTTGTGCGTCCAGTCAAGCCATGCCCGGGAATACTGGCAGCAGGAAGTAAACTATGTTCTTGATGTCACACTGGCCGAAGACCTTCGCACTATCAACGGCACAATCGACATTGAGTACATCAATAATTCACCCGACACACTCGATCTGCTTTACCTCAAAGCGTTCCCAAATGCCATTCAACGCAATTCATACGCCGATAAAAAACGCCGCACACAGAATATCTGGACGACAGCCAATTTGAAAAAAGAGCAGGAAGGCTCGCTTGAATTATTCGATACTGAGCCAGCATCCCGTACATACAGGCGTTTTGAACGGGACAATACAATTATTACCGTTTACCTCGACGAATTATTGGTTCCCTCTGATACGGTTTTATTGACTTTCAAATTCACAACTGTGCTTCCCTCTCCACACGAGATGCGGATGGGACTCATTGAAGGAACAGTCAAAGCCGCCTATTGGTATCCGCAGGTATGCGTGTACGATAACACAATGGGCTGGGTCAACTCTCAGTATGTCGACTGGGGGGAGTGCTATGGGGATTTTGGGAAATTTGATGTCACTATCACCGCTCCGGCGGCCCAGATCATTGCCGCGACTGGTGTGTGCGTCAATGAAAGCGAAGTTCTCTCCGACTCACTTCGCCAGATGTACGCGCTTGAGAATTATCTCAAACCCAAATCCGAATGGCCGATTTTCTCGTTCGCCGAGGGAGAAACCAAGACGTGGCATTATGTCGCCGAAAAAGTGAATGACTTTGCCTTCACATCGTCGGCTCGATTCTGTCTCGATACCGGCACAGTGAATGGGGTGGATGTTGCCGTTTATCCTCTTCGTGAAAACGCCAAAGGCTGGATACACGGAGTTCGACTGGGACAAGAGGCGATCCAGACATTTTCAGAAAAAATATATCCATATCAGTGGCCGGTCATACGCATTACCGATGCCTACTCCGGTATGGAATTTCCGATGCTTGCCAACTGCAGAGGGGGCGCGCCATCAAAAGGCTGGTGGATAGTCGTCTATCATGAAATAGGTCACCAGTGGTTTATGGGACAGGTCGGCTCCAACCAGGTTGACCGGCCGTTTCTCGATGAAGGATTCACCACTCACATTGAACATATTGCCATCGAGCAGTACCTCGGGCGTGCGGGCAACAATGTGCATTTTACCAATTGGTATGAAAAGCTTGTCGCGCCGCTTGACGAAGACCGCAACGAGCGCGGATTCCGACAACTATTGTTGCTTATGAAACAGGGACTCGATCGGCCGATGTCGTTTTCATACGACCAAGGCGAAGAATATTGGCCGTACCGGGTTTCGGCGTATTATAAATCAGCCGCGATGCACTATTCGCTCCGTTCTATTTTAGGCGACTCGGCGTATTTCGATGCCATGCATGACTATTGCGACAGATGGTTTTTCCGTCATCCGTACGAAGATGACTTCACGGAATCTTTAGAGCAGACCACGGGATTGCAACTTAACCAGTTTTTTGACCAGTGGTATCATGGCAGACAGCGTCTCGATTATGCCTTTGCTGGTAAAAAATCCCAAAAGAGCGGACGCGGGTATCGGCACACGATTTCACTAAAACAAAAGGGAAGATTTGTTTCGCCAGTCGATGTCGGCATAATCTGGGCGCAGGGTGACACAAGTTTCTACACTGTCGCGCCCGAAGGAATGGCATACGCAAAACCGGGCTTTGCCCTGTTGCCGATTTGGCATCAGTTCCGTCGATTAGATGAACGTTACAATTTTTCGGTCAATTCAGAGCGGAAAATAAAAAAAGTGATTGTCGATCCTGATAATCTTCTCATGGACATAAACCGCCTGAATAATCAGTCCGGCCTTCCGCCGATTCAGTTCCGCTTGGACAACCTCAAATACGACCGGGTACCGGTGAATGAGTATGCGCTCAGAGCGAGGCCAGACATTTGGTATGATGACCCAAACGGTGTGCAATTAGGATTCCATGCCCACGGCTCATATTTGCAAATTGAGAAACGATTCAATCTCGATGCGCGGATCGGCACACGCTCCGGCCGACCGAATGTCGATTTTACAATCGCTGTTCCGTTTGCGCCGTTCGGAGACAGGTCGGAACTCTCATGGCGGGTTTTGCGGGCCGACAGACGGCTGTTTTATTCAAATGCCTTTCAGAAGTATTTCTCCAAATGGCACTCGCGACCGGATCATAAACTGTTCCGGCTGGAGTTGAATTATCTCAAAATCGGCGGAGGAAAACAGGCGAACCGCCTCGATCCGATTTCTGAGGATGTAAGCAAGTATTTCGCAGACCCGGCTTGGGATGCGACCGATAATTTATATTCTGCCCTCTATACTGATCTGCTCAGAACATTCCGCTATGGCAGTTATCATTTTTACAACGCCAATTATTTTGGCGCGCTTGAAGAAGACGGCAATTACAGCGGTTTTCTATCAGTTCGCTATTTGTTCGGTTTGAAACTGACTAACTCTACGCGGACATATTGTGCGTTGAATCTCGACGTTGTCAATATCACCGGCCAGCCGTCATCGCAGTTCATCTATCAACTCAGCCGGGGACGTGCGGTGGATGCCTTTACCAGCACAAAATTATTTCGTTCGCCGGGCACCTTTCCTTTGGAATGGCGGGATAATTTCTATTTGGGACTTGGACCGGTGCGGGGCTATCAGGACAGAGCGATTTATTTCACCGAATCGTATGCTGGTTCGGTTGAACTTACCCCGCCCGATATTATTCCCTTTAGGTTTTTAGCCAAGCTCCCGCTTGTGGGCGGCTTTCTTTCCAAAATTGATAATGCCCTTTTTGTGGACGCGGCCTCGGTATCGATGGAAGAAAAAGAAGTCTATTATCCGGTTCCTATCTCGACCAGCGAAACGGCTCTTTCGGGTGGCGACCAGCGCTTTTATCTCTCGGCCGGTATCTCACTGTTGTCGCCTCCGGTTTGGTCAAATCAACATTTGAGACTCGATTTCCCGCTCTATCTCAATAAACCAGCAGGGAATGAAAAGGAATTTGAATTCAGATTC
- a CDS encoding GNAT family N-acetyltransferase — MTDSLQIKADIIPYAPTYSALVRTWLNSEKVLLDVCRSNEFPPPEDLVDSWQRSDVIAYLLSAKGEPVAYGELWPRPAEFAVEIAHLLVDPKRRSHGYGTRLLELLFSRLTGRPGVNKAIINLYSDNERALGCYLKAGFELLGTTKHIVGLRMIRLVR; from the coding sequence GTGACCGATTCACTTCAGATCAAAGCCGACATTATCCCCTACGCCCCAACCTATTCGGCTCTTGTGCGAACATGGCTTAACTCCGAAAAAGTTCTGCTCGATGTTTGCCGTTCAAATGAGTTTCCGCCCCCCGAAGACCTTGTAGATTCATGGCAGCGAAGCGATGTGATTGCCTATCTCCTCTCTGCCAAAGGGGAACCAGTCGCTTATGGCGAATTATGGCCGCGCCCGGCAGAGTTTGCAGTGGAAATTGCGCATTTGCTGGTTGACCCCAAACGGCGTTCGCACGGGTACGGGACGCGCTTGCTCGAACTTCTTTTCTCACGATTGACCGGCAGGCCGGGTGTGAACAAAGCGATAATAAATCTCTACAGTGACAACGAACGGGCTTTGGGTTGTTATCTCAAAGCGGGATTCGAACTTTTGGGAACGACCAAACATATTGTCGGACTTCGCATGATCCGACTTGTGCGATGA
- a CDS encoding acyl-CoA dehydrogenase family protein, with protein MDFSFTENQLAVRDMAREVADRVIIPSISEFDRKQTLNPALLPAMAKANLLGFCVPEEYGGLGMDYISLGLASEEMEYADTSARVILSVHVGLFCMSVLVWANEEQKQKYLVPAAQGKKIATFGLTEPAAGSDAIGIQSTAVKKGDHYVLNGEKMWISLAAIADYFLIFAWTDLEKKRNRDHSGLSAFIVESKWKGVSTSTIHGKLGVRAGSTGSIAFQDVVVPAENVVYKEGQGFKIAMFCLDQGRYTVAAGSCGLIRACRDASVKYSLTRHTQGIPIAEHQLVKQMIANMEASYQYSTYLWMKAGWLKNQGKRSTRETSLAKWIACRDAEASAANAVQVYGAYGFSDEYPVERFYRNSKGASIYEGTREIHTLIQADYALGFRHDKELERELPPVMG; from the coding sequence ATCGATTTTTCGTTTACTGAAAACCAGCTTGCTGTTCGTGATATGGCGCGCGAAGTCGCCGATAGGGTAATCATACCATCAATTTCCGAATTCGACCGGAAACAAACGCTCAATCCGGCGCTGTTACCTGCGATGGCCAAAGCGAATCTGCTTGGCTTTTGTGTGCCAGAGGAATACGGCGGACTTGGGATGGACTATATCTCGCTCGGTTTGGCTTCTGAAGAAATGGAATATGCGGACACTTCGGCGCGGGTTATCCTTTCAGTCCATGTCGGTCTTTTTTGCATGTCGGTTCTGGTCTGGGCGAACGAAGAGCAAAAGCAGAAATATCTTGTCCCAGCGGCTCAGGGCAAAAAAATTGCCACTTTCGGTCTCACCGAACCGGCCGCTGGTTCTGATGCCATAGGCATTCAGTCGACGGCCGTCAAAAAAGGGGACCATTACGTCCTTAACGGCGAAAAAATGTGGATATCGCTTGCAGCCATCGCCGATTATTTTCTGATTTTTGCCTGGACTGACCTTGAGAAAAAAAGAAATCGCGACCACTCCGGACTCTCGGCATTTATTGTCGAGTCAAAATGGAAGGGTGTCTCCACATCGACCATTCATGGCAAACTCGGTGTGCGCGCAGGAAGCACCGGCTCGATTGCATTTCAGGATGTAGTTGTACCGGCCGAAAACGTTGTGTACAAAGAAGGTCAAGGCTTTAAAATCGCGATGTTCTGCCTCGACCAAGGACGTTACACTGTCGCCGCTGGCTCATGCGGACTTATCCGCGCCTGTCGCGACGCATCGGTTAAGTATTCGCTCACACGACACACCCAAGGCATTCCCATTGCCGAGCATCAGTTGGTCAAACAGATGATTGCCAATATGGAAGCGAGCTATCAATATTCGACATACCTCTGGATGAAAGCCGGATGGCTCAAAAATCAGGGGAAGCGATCCACTCGTGAGACCTCGCTTGCAAAATGGATTGCCTGCCGCGATGCCGAGGCCTCGGCCGCTAATGCCGTGCAGGTCTATGGCGCGTACGGGTTCTCGGATGAATATCCGGTCGAACGGTTTTATCGCAACTCAAAAGGGGCATCGATTTACGAAGGGACGCGCGAGATTCACACCCTCATCCAGGCCGACTACGCCCTTGGATTCCGGCATGACAAGGAGCTTGAGCGAGAACTTCCGCCAGTGATGGGTTGA
- a CDS encoding class I SAM-dependent methyltransferase, which produces MKSNRLYDEFAHLYYLIDPPADHAGEAARWKAVLREKLGKGRHNILDLGSGGGSHLSHFVDEFDAVAVDLSPEMIKLSSTLNPSVEHLQGDMRTLRLGRKFDAVLIHDAIGYMLNEDDLLSTFKTAFEHLNYGGLIITTPDYVKENFQDARVAHHTALDVKTTLAYFEYVYDLDRADTTFEMLMLYVIREDGKMRTERDMHTLGLFPLERWTKLMRTAGFEVEAVKEERGINHPDGHAGEWMFVGVK; this is translated from the coding sequence ATGAAATCAAACAGGCTCTACGATGAATTCGCGCATCTCTATTATCTGATTGACCCGCCAGCCGATCATGCCGGCGAGGCCGCACGGTGGAAAGCCGTTCTCAGGGAGAAACTCGGCAAAGGTCGTCACAACATTCTCGATCTCGGCTCTGGCGGCGGCTCGCATTTGTCACATTTTGTCGATGAATTTGATGCGGTCGCGGTTGATCTGTCTCCGGAAATGATCAAGCTTTCATCGACACTCAACCCGTCAGTCGAACATCTTCAAGGGGACATGCGGACGCTTCGGCTGGGAAGAAAATTCGATGCCGTGCTTATCCACGATGCCATCGGTTATATGCTGAACGAAGATGATTTGCTTTCGACTTTCAAAACAGCCTTTGAGCATTTAAACTACGGCGGTCTGATAATTACCACGCCGGATTATGTCAAAGAAAATTTTCAGGATGCCCGTGTCGCGCACCACACGGCATTGGATGTGAAAACAACGCTCGCGTATTTTGAATATGTCTATGACCTTGATCGGGCCGACACGACTTTTGAAATGCTCATGCTCTATGTCATTCGCGAGGATGGCAAGATGCGCACCGAGCGAGATATGCACACTCTGGGATTGTTCCCGCTTGAACGCTGGACGAAGTTAATGCGAACAGCGGGCTTTGAGGTCGAGGCTGTAAAAGAAGAGCGCGGAATCAACCACCCTGACGGCCATGCTGGTGAATGGATGTTTGTAGGGGTGAAGTAG
- a CDS encoding class I SAM-dependent methyltransferase: MKLNRLYDEFAYLYPLISGPEAYADEAQLWKNVLCEKLGPGRHTMIEMGVGGGFNLSHFIQDFDATGSDLSEKMVNVSQKFNPGIPHVVGDMRTMRIGKQFKAVLIHDAICYMLTEDDLRQTFVTAHEHLEPGGFLLTAPDYFKETFTDGMVRHNTMSDGTTTLTHLEYEYDLDPNDTVNEMLIHYLIRKDGKLRVERDLHVLGLFSVETWHRLLTETGFDVEQRQHSLYNDGRVGWLLIAQKK, encoded by the coding sequence ATGAAACTTAACCGCCTCTATGACGAATTCGCCTACCTCTATCCGCTTATAAGCGGGCCGGAAGCGTATGCCGATGAAGCGCAGTTGTGGAAGAATGTGCTTTGCGAAAAGCTCGGCCCGGGACGCCATACAATGATCGAAATGGGAGTCGGCGGCGGATTCAATCTCTCGCACTTCATACAAGATTTCGATGCCACCGGAAGTGACCTCTCTGAGAAAATGGTGAATGTGTCACAAAAATTTAATCCGGGAATTCCGCATGTTGTCGGCGATATGCGCACAATGCGAATCGGCAAACAGTTTAAAGCTGTCCTCATCCATGATGCCATCTGCTACATGTTGACCGAGGACGACCTTCGCCAGACTTTTGTGACAGCCCATGAACACCTTGAACCGGGCGGATTTCTTTTGACCGCGCCGGATTATTTCAAAGAGACGTTCACCGATGGCATGGTGCGGCACAATACGATGTCCGACGGCACAACGACCTTGACGCATCTGGAATACGAATACGATCTCGACCCAAATGACACCGTCAATGAAATGCTCATCCATTATCTCATCCGCAAAGACGGTAAATTGAGAGTCGAGCGCGATTTGCATGTCCTGGGACTCTTTTCGGTTGAGACCTGGCATCGCCTGTTGACCGAAACTGGATTCGATGTCGAACAGCGCCAGCATTCTCTCTACAATGACGGCCGAGTCGGCTGGCTTTTGATAGCTCAAAAAAAATAA
- a CDS encoding enoyl-CoA hydratase-related protein yields MSAFKNLIIETKGRVLVITVSRPTALNAMNIETTDELQRAFNENSNNDAISCVILTGAGEKSFVAGADINEINALTAQTGYTFSDNGLRLMNTIQYFPKPVIAAINGFALGGGCELALACDIRLASDKAKLGQPEVNLGVIPGYGGSQRLPKLVGRGKAMQMILTGDIISAAEAHRIGLVDEIYPHEELMSKAMQMAETIASRGPIAVKLAKELVNHAQDLYLHAGCDMEKANFAQTCGTADKSEGTGAFLQKRKAAFSGK; encoded by the coding sequence ATGAGTGCGTTCAAAAATCTTATTATCGAAACCAAGGGCCGGGTGCTTGTTATCACAGTCTCAAGACCAACGGCTCTGAATGCCATGAATATCGAAACGACCGACGAACTGCAGCGCGCCTTCAATGAAAACTCGAATAACGATGCCATCTCCTGTGTTATTCTCACCGGCGCCGGAGAAAAATCATTTGTGGCTGGCGCGGATATCAATGAAATTAACGCCCTCACTGCGCAGACCGGCTACACCTTTTCGGACAATGGCCTTCGACTCATGAATACCATCCAATATTTCCCCAAACCGGTCATCGCCGCAATAAATGGTTTCGCCCTCGGAGGCGGCTGTGAACTTGCGCTTGCCTGCGACATTCGCCTCGCATCGGACAAGGCGAAACTCGGTCAGCCCGAAGTCAACCTTGGCGTCATCCCCGGCTATGGCGGCTCCCAGCGTCTGCCGAAACTTGTGGGACGCGGCAAAGCCATGCAGATGATTTTGACTGGCGACATTATCTCCGCCGCTGAAGCTCATCGGATCGGGCTTGTCGATGAAATCTATCCGCACGAAGAGCTCATGTCCAAAGCGATGCAGATGGCCGAGACTATTGCCTCGCGCGGGCCGATAGCTGTCAAGCTTGCTAAAGAATTGGTCAACCATGCTCAGGACCTGTATCTGCATGCCGGTTGCGATATGGAAAAAGCCAATTTCGCGCAGACATGCGGCACAGCGGACAAATCCGAAGGAACCGGCGCTTTTTTGCAAAAACGAAAAGCGGCCTTCTCTGGCAAGTGA